The sequence below is a genomic window from Pecten maximus chromosome 14, xPecMax1.1, whole genome shotgun sequence.
CATCCCTTAGAAAAGGGTTGAGGTTGAGTATAATTCATGGAGAAAAATTAGGAAAACAAATCTGCCTTCAGAAAACTTGaaattgataatgatattaaaGAAGTAGTATGCTGCGTTTAAAGGCTACAGCATttgtttgaaattgtttttcttctcATAACCGAataggcacaactagggaccaaggaaaCCCAGCACGTGAAGATTGAGAAACATACCATCAGTACTTACAagcaatagcgataacaatcttcgACTGTCCACTTCAAAGATCACCGCCTGTCGGTCATTTTGATTTTccaatcagactcaaaattgaatggataCAAGTAAGGGCAATGAAGGAGATATATCACTCCAGttcttctcaagaaatagtgatcAAAAGGATTGCTCACAGACGAACGACGGACAACCACCGACCACGGGCATAGgcgatttgaataaaaaatgttcCGTGTAATACTGAATACACTCTCTATGAATATATATTAGTATTTAAACTTTCTTATTTGTGAACTTGTGCTTTTCTACCTTttgataatatcttatatagtcCCTAACATGATTCTCTACCTTTTTCAGTTAAATTTCTACTCGCTTCTATGACGCTTCCTAACAATATCATTTTTAGGCGAATTTTGATAATTGGTTTGAGAAATCTGCTGTTTGTTTTCCATTGCATCAGAAGTGTGGTTGTCCACAACATAGTACTGTCATAGCTGTATCTTCCATTGTCTTTAAACTCAGATGGTGGTTTCCTTTTTCTGGAGAAATGAACCCAATAATAGCAGGCATGtgcaacatatacatatatagtgaCGTTTGATATAtcttgattttttatttttttttttgtgcaatTAGAACTGAAACGAGAATATATGTCAGAGTAATACAAACCTTATTCAAAATTGCATTATCACAATAAGAACGATGTCCCCTTTCTTTCGTTCTAGATTATTCGACAAACTATTTTCTCTTTTTGGTCATGCTTTGGTTCATCTTATCTTAACATTTTATACAGAGTGTAATATAGGATATAACCTCTACCCCATGGTGAGTAAGGAGGGACATGAATAGACAAATAGAAAGCATTCATTTTAAGTTCTTTTTCTAGATGGCTAAATGATGTTTCTAAACTTGGTCCGGAGTATTACATACTAAGAGGATGAAATCTTTAAAAGAAGTATATGGCTTACGAGGGGAGGGATTGGACTCACGAGGGAGATTCACAAATATTAATTAGAGCCCTTATCATGAGATTCTGTGACCTAACGTAATATTGTTGTCTGTATGTTTGTTCGTCTAACTGTTTTTAGCTCACATACCCGAAGaaggattaaaaaaataaatgaccttaagCTACAATCATGTTCATGAGATCAAATattcttaaatatttacatgttgtCTTTGAATAACCAAGATTCCTGACATTTGGTATCGGCCCTGTGACATGCTTGGCTGAAATATgaacgaccttgacctacatcCAAGATTACACGAGTCAATTTTGTTTTGCTAAAATCATAGAGCAACTTTTTTACCCCAATTGCTAAAAGGCCCTGATCGATACACACTCAATGGttcatttgttttgttgattaaGACGTACATTTCTGTACCCGATACTTCTTTTTTAAAAAGTGCTTGTTTTGAAAAGCTTTTCCGACAAAGGGTATCCAGCGGTTATTTGAAAATAGTGCTTACTTTGAATATCTTTTTCTGGTCACGGTgtaaaggtcactgttactataaattgAAAACCAGTTGATTAACGATACATTTCGAATGTTGTTGGACTAACTTCCCTTTTAAGACTTTATTAATTTCTAATCCTTATAAAGTACACAATGCACCTGCTTTGGATAACAGGCGCGGTGAGGTAGTGAGGTGAAGACTGACCATGATGGGTAACTGTTACTATAGAAAGTACTCGCTTGACAGTCTTATGTCAGGACATTTATAATAGGAAAAACACTTCATGCACATGATCTGGGAGTCTTGTTTGGTTGTATGCACTCAGAATTTATCCAGTGTTTTATCAAAGATAAAATTTGCTTTCACAAGatatgatgtattaaaacctatTGCTAGCTACAGTATCTGCATTGCATGCCACACAGAATAGTGTTTGCTACTTGGATAAATACGGCAACATTTTAAATGCATTGGTATATAGATACTGATGACCGGTAAACTGGtaataataaaattaatattggaaaaaatacacttattttattatttaaaaaagagATACAATGAAAATACAACAATGCGAGATCATGACATCATCCGTTCCCGTCCTTCCCATCAATTTTGTTTGATCGGAAACTGGGTTCACTCACCTTTGTCTTAGCGAGAGAATCGTTTCGTGAAGAATTGGAAACAGGAACTTGGTGCTGCATCATCTTCATATTGGTCTGTGTTAGCGCTACACCCCACAGTTGTATTGGTATTCGACAGGATAGCAGGGGTACGACCCATCATCACCGAATCTTCGAATACGTGGAAGAGAGTAGACGCCGGAACAGCTTTAAGAGTTACACCGATGTTCATTCGCGGATTGTAGGGCTTGACATCCACCTCATTTCTACTAGGATAGTATTGTAGGTATACATCTGAAACAAAAGGATGATTTACactattttgaataataaaGGAAAACACACTAAACTAAATGTAATTTAGCATGCAAGAAAAAATCCATAACGATGCAAGGTTTGGAACTTATGTAACCAAGTACTCGGAATTGGTGGAATGGAGGTTTAAATAAGGCAATAGTTTTAGTAATTAAGTTGtgctgctatatatatatcgttgtgttgtatatgtagctgttgtgtatatgtagttgtgttgtatatgtagttgtgttgtatatttagttgtgttgtatatgtagttgtgtatatgtagttgtgttgtataagtagttgtgttgtatatgtcgttgttgtgtatatgtagttgtgtgtatgtagttgtgttgtatatttagttgtgttgtatatgtagttgtgttatatatgtaggTATGTTGTATATGTAGTTGTGTTGAATATGTAGTTGTCtggtataattatgtatttgtgttgtatatgtagttgtgttgtatatgtgattgtgttgtatatgtagttgtgttgtatatgtaggtatgtaatatatgtagttgtgttgtttatgtagttgtgtatatgtagttgtggtgtatatgtagttgtggtgtatatgtagttgtggtgtatatgtagttgtggtgtatatatagttgtggtgtatatttagttgtgttgtatatgtagttgtggtgtatatatagttgtggtgtatatatagttgtgGTGTGGGTGtcgttgtgttgtatatgtagTTGTGGTGTGTATGTAGTTGTGGTGTATATGTAGTTGTGGTGTATATGTAGttgtggtgtatatatagttgtgGTGTATATGTAGTTGTGGTGTATATGTAGTTGTGGTGAATGCAATACCACAAATGATTGTTATGTGAAAAACAGTCCAGATGAAAATCCAAAATCCTTACTTTTGAACAGCAGGCATTCAAATCCGGTTCCACTACGGTCCATTCGACGTTTGAACACAGTAGAATGGTCGTTATCAGTATCATTTACAGTCTAAAGAAAGTAAATGCTCAATCGTTATTGTGTTAAAAGTAATATTATGTTGAATAGAATGATACAAAAGATACTGCtctctatatatttttataacattgtAAGTAAGGAAATATGTCCATACCAGTAATAAAACTCGTGAGGAATATAGAAATATGAACATGCATTATGGTAAGAGaactaaataaacaaaatgtggGAGTTATCAGAAGGTGTTAATGCGACTAGATTATTTTTCGTTTACATCCAGCAATGATTTGATATCATCAATAATCTGTCCACGTAGCAATTAAAAAACCTGGTCAATTtcatagtaaaatacaaaacagtTTACATTTCTAACAGAAATTAAACTGGATATCATTGTTCCGACATCATTGACCTATTAAGATCAATGTGATTATTGAAGTTcctatatataactgttgttaCTCTCGTCATAATGACACATACTCCTGTTATCTACTGTGCTAATAGATGTCTATATATAACCAGTGTTAAGAAGTCGAATTAACAATGGACTCAAATGCACGTATACAGCTTAACATATTTATGATAATCGTCTTCCTTTGCCGATTTTTCGTTAGTATGTCattattctctgttgttttttcttACCAATTCCATGTTGAATTCCCCATCACTCCCTAACCTCGTTTTTAGCCAGTATGCGTTCCAACGAATCTTGCAGCAAATCACTCTTTTAGGTGTAAACCGTGCATACTTGCTTGCGTATGCTGCTGTCCCTGGCACCAAATCAAACAGATCTGGAAGGCATTAAACGTAAAGccattatatataaatgggGGACATTCGCAAGAGTTGatctattataatttattacaaaatgcgtttgattttccttaactatccTCATAAGGTTTATTATGAATTATTTCAGGcaaaaatgactattgcacggtcacgtgcgaactattgaacacctgtgacgctTCGGAATTTGGccacgtgcgaactattgaacacttATGACGTTTCCGAATTTAGGCCTACTTTTTCAAGCGTGTAAGGCACTCAGACGCCAACACTCTCAGACGACAGTCATGGCGACTTCTAGAACTTcaggaaagtcgagatttcagtCATTCTAAGTGTGTTATAGTGATCATGTAATAAAGTCGAGATTTCAGTCATTCTAAGTGTGTTATAGTGATcatgtaataaaataagattTCAGTCATTCTAAGTGTGTTATAGTGATcatgtaataaaataagattTCAGTCATTCTAAGTGTGTTATAGTGATCATGTAATAAAGTCGAGATTTCAGTCATTCTAAGTGTTATAGTGATcatgtaataaaataagattTCAGTCATTCTAAGTGTGTTATAGTGATcatgtaataaaataagattTCAGTCATTCTAAGTGTGTTATAGTGATCATGTAATAAAGTCGAGATTTCAGTCATTCTAAGTGTGTTATAGTGATcatgtaataaaataagattTCAGTCATTCTAAGTGTGTTATAGTGATcatgtaataaaataagattTCAGTCATTCTAAGTGTGTTATAGTGATCATGTAATAAAGTCGAGATTTCAGTCATTCTAAGTGTGTTATAGTGATcatgtaataaaataagattTCAGTCATTCTAAGTGTGTTATAGTGATcatgtaataaaataagattTCAGTCATTCTAAGTGTGTTATAGTGATCATGTAATAAAGTCGAGATTTCAGTCATTCTAAGTGTGTTATAGTGATcatgtaataaaataagattTCAGTCATTCTAAGTGTGTTATAGTGATCATGTAATAAAGTCGAGATTTCAGTCATTCTAAGTGTGTTATAGTGATCATGTAATAAAGTCGAGATTTCAGTCATTCTAAGTGTGTTATAGTGATcatgtaataaaataagattTCAGTCATTCTAAGTGTGTTATAGTGATcatgtaataaaataagattTCAGTCATTCTAAGTGTGTTATAGTGATCATGTAATAAAGTCGAGATTTCAGTCATTCTAAGTGTGTTATAGTGATcatgtaataaaataagattTCAGTCATTCTAAGTGTGTTATAGTGATcatgtaataaaataagattTCAGTCATTCTAAGTGTGTTATAGTGATCATGTAATAAAGTCGAGATTTCAGTCATTCTAAGTGTGTTATAGTGATcatgtaataaaataagattTCAGTCATTCTAAGTGTGTTATAGTGATcatgtaataaaataagattTCAGTCATTCTAAGTGTGTTATAGTGATCATGTAATAAAGTCGAGATTTCAGTCATTCTAAGTGTGTTATAGTGATcatgtaataaaataagattTCAATCATTCTAAGTGTGTTATAGTGATCATGTAATAAAATCAGATTTCAGTCATTCTAAGTGTGTTATAGTGATcatgtaataaaataagattTCAGTCATTCTAAGTGTGTTATAGTGATCATGTAATAAAATAAGCTTTcggcctcgtgcaatagaacagttgtcgattaccagtacctcggGTCAAATAATCTGCACTATTGAACTGACACCcgtgatttatttgtataaaagacAAGAGAAGGTATCTATTAGTTGATATACTTGTGAGCTAAACCGGATGTGGTATACCAATAATCACTCGACTACCTTTAAAGTTAACGCCACAATGAGACATGGGTACGACTCAATACGAATTACCGTTTATTACGAAGTCAATAAAGATACCAGAATTTGGCTTAAccttatttgtttatgttttaatgtattCTGTAATCCCGAGTTACATGAggacaatgtacatgtttttacaTTGAATACGACTATGAACCTGTGATTTCAAATGACGGTGGGAATTAATTCACTTACAATCTCTCTTGTTGTCTTCGCCCATCTCTTCCCCGACGATGGTGTCATTCCTGACCGTTAGAAACTTCCTGTTTCTGGTTCGGATGAACACCTTTTTTACTCTTTCCGAGTTCAGATGTACCCACTGAACCTTCCGTGCCTGATGTCGTGTTTGTATCCTATTGGCATGTTCAGCATTTATCATTTTGCTCACGGTGGCGACTTCCACGTCGATCTCCTCTGTCTCTCCATCATCTGCCTGAGTCCGTCTGATGGTCTAATAacgatatataacacagtatgaTATTACCCTCACATATTAACGATACAACCACAGTGTGATATTGCTCTCacatattaacaatatataccatagtATGATATTACCCTCACATATTAACGATATAAACCACAGTGTGATATTGCTCTCACATATTAacgatatataccacagtataatATTGCCCTCACATATTAAcgatatatatcacagtataatATTGCCCTCACATATTAacgatatataccacagtataatATTACCCTCACATATTAacgatatataccacagtatgatATTACCCTCACATattaacactatataccacagtgtgataTTACCCTCACATATTAacgatatataccacagtataatATTACCCTCACATATTAacgatatataccacagtataatATTACCCTCACATATTAacgatatataccacagtatgatATTACCCTCACATattaacactatataccacagtgtgataTTACCCTCACATATTAacgatatataccacagtatgatATTACCCTCACATATTAACGATACAACCACAGTATGACAATACCCTCACATATTAACGATATATACCACAATATAATATTACCCTCACATATTAacgatatataccacagtataatATTACCTCACATATTAacgatatataccacagtgtgataTTACCCTCacatattaacaatatataccacagtatcataaTACCCTCAGATATTAACACTATATACAACAGTGTGATATTACCCTCacatattaacaatatataccacagtatcataaTACCCTCAGATATTAACACTATATACAACAGTGTGATATTACCCTCACATATTAacgatatataccacagtgtgataTTACCCTCacatattaacaatatataccacagtatgatATTACCCTCACATATTAacgatatataccacagtatgatATTACCCTCACATATTAacgatatataccacagtataatATTACCCTCacatattaacaatatataccacagta
It includes:
- the LOC117341952 gene encoding uncharacterized protein LOC117341952 codes for the protein MDFSQPNAGTRNSEQSSIQGEVPDTIASRTDETVETIRRTQADDGETEEIDVEVATVSKMINAEHANRIQTRHQARKVQWVHLNSERVKKVFIRTRNRKFLTVRNDTIVGEEMGEDNKRDYLFDLVPGTAAYASKYARFTPKRVICCKIRWNAYWLKTRLGSDGEFNMELTVNDTDNDHSTVFKRRMDRSGTGFECLLFKNVYLQYYPSRNEVDVKPYNPRMNIGVTLKAVPASTLFHVFEDSVMMGRTPAILSNTNTTVGCSANTDQYEDDAAPSSCFQFFTKRFSR